Part of the Niallia alba genome is shown below.
AAACAGAAGGATGGTAAAATTCAGAATAATAAATTCCGACTATTCCCATTGATAATTAAGATAACGCTAAATGGCACCTTTTTAAATAGGTCTAAAGAACTATTCTTTTCGAAATTTACTTTTTTAAAAGTGCTTAGTTGAAACTAGGACTAAACCATAAAAAGCTAACTAGAATTATTTAAAGAATAATAATAATAATGTTTTAACTTCTCCACGAATGTGAATAATTTAAGTAAATCATTCATATTAAGAGGAGGATAAAATAAGATGAACAACCAATTGGAGAAAATGAAAACAAAAAAGGGGTTTATTGCTGCATTAGATCAAAGTGGTGGCAGTACACCAAAGGCTTTGCTCCATTATGGAGTAGCGGAAAATACTTATACAAATGAGGAAGAAATGTTTGATTTGGTGCACCAAATGCGGACAAGAATTATTACTTCTCCAGCATTTGATTCTGAGTATATTCTTGGTGCTATCTTGTTCGAACAAACGATGGATAGCAAAATAGAAGGGATGTATACGGCCGATTATTTAGCAGAGAAAAAAGGGATTGTCCCCTTTTTAAAAATTGATAAAGGGCTAGCAGAGCTCACAAATGGGGTTCAGTTGATGAAGCCAATCACAGATTTAGATGAAATACTCCGCCGTGCGAAAGAACGTCATATTTTCGGAACCAAAATGAGATCTGTCATAAAAGAAGCAAATCCAGAAAGCATTAAAGCAGTTGTGGACCAGCAATTTGAAGTAGGAAAGCAAATAATTGCAGCAGGATTAGTACCAATAATTGAACCAGAAGTAGATATTAATAGCCCGGATAAAGAACAATCGGAAGCTATTTTGAAACGGGAACTATTAAAACACCTCCATAACTTAAAAGAAGATGAGAATGTCATGTTAAAGTTGTCGATTCCAACAGTTGCCAATACGTATAAAGAATTAACCACTCATTCAAGGGTTGTTCGCGTAGTAGCTCTGTCTGGCGGATATAGTAGAGAAGAAGCGAATCAAAAATTAAAAGAAAACGACAATATAATTGCAAGCTTCTCCAGGGCTCTAAGCGAAGAACTAAACGTCAATCAATCAGAAGAAGAATTCAACAACACCCTAAAAGAAGCAGTTACCTCTATTTATGAAGCATCTACTGCAAAGACAGGGAGATAGAGAATCAGGGGGACGGTTTTAGTGATTCCTATTAGGATTTAGTGACAGCTTAGTGGTGTCTTCTAAATCCTTCACAGTTATAATAGCATCTAAATAAAACGGGATTATTATTTTCTGATAAATTGTTCTAAAGACACGGTGATAGATGTAAATAAGTGATATTAGAAATAATACTTTCATTCTTAGAGAAAAAATTCACCTTTTTTCTCTATTTTTTTTGGAAAATAATTTTCCAGAGAGAATAGTCCTTAATAATAGGCAGTTACCCCCGATATATAAGTGAGAAAAACCTATTGGAGGAAACAGATGAAAAAAACACAGCAGAGAAGAACAGGCATCGCGAAATCTATGATTATCTTCATTATTCCCGTTGTATTGGTTTGCCTTAATATTTTTTCAGCAATTGGCTATATATTTTCAAAGCAAGTAATTGTTAATCAATTAGATGAGCAAATGACAATAAAGCTGAATGAAACAGCAGCACAGGTTAATGAGATTTTAGCATTGGAAAAAAGCGCTGCGAGAAGTATGGCAAAAGCAATTGAAGTGAATAGTGATAATTTAACAGAACAAAATTATAATGAGTTATTAACTAATTATATTTCGATGTATGATGAAACATTTGGAATGGGAATATGGTTTGAAAAAGATGCCTTTCCAGAAAAGGAGAAATTTGCACCATATGCTTATCGTAATGGTGATAAGATAGTAACCGACGATTCATACACAACAGGAGATATCGATATATGGTCGACAGAG
Proteins encoded:
- a CDS encoding fructose bisphosphate aldolase, whose protein sequence is MNNQLEKMKTKKGFIAALDQSGGSTPKALLHYGVAENTYTNEEEMFDLVHQMRTRIITSPAFDSEYILGAILFEQTMDSKIEGMYTADYLAEKKGIVPFLKIDKGLAELTNGVQLMKPITDLDEILRRAKERHIFGTKMRSVIKEANPESIKAVVDQQFEVGKQIIAAGLVPIIEPEVDINSPDKEQSEAILKRELLKHLHNLKEDENVMLKLSIPTVANTYKELTTHSRVVRVVALSGGYSREEANQKLKENDNIIASFSRALSEELNVNQSEEEFNNTLKEAVTSIYEASTAKTGR